The following are from one region of the Candidatus Limnocylindrales bacterium genome:
- the tyrS gene encoding tyrosine--tRNA ligase: MRQDIEQQLAVIRRGAVEIIEEQALREKLALGRPLRIKAGFDPTSADLHLGHTVLLQKLRQFQQLGHQVVFLIGDFTARIGDPTGRSETRPVLSRDAIEANARTYREQAGKILDLERVEMRRNSEWMDSLGADGLLRLAAQHTVARMLERDDFSKRYAEHRPIGIHELLYPMIQGYDSVVLKADVELGGTDQKFNLLVGRDLQRSDGQPPQVVLTMPLLEGLDGQNKMSKSLGNAIGVTDTPDQMFGAIMSISDPLMMRFYELLSDAPADYLRQVAAGDVHPMEAKKRLAEEMVARFHGTHAGGAARAAFERRFQRSELPTDIPGITWEDPGASVWICRLLQESGLAASRGEARRLVQQGAVRLDGQRVTDPESEIPAQGAVVVEVGKRRIARISFSPKKDGK, encoded by the coding sequence ATGAGGCAGGACATCGAGCAGCAACTCGCGGTGATCCGTCGCGGAGCGGTCGAAATCATCGAGGAGCAAGCACTGAGGGAGAAGCTGGCGCTCGGCCGGCCTCTCCGCATCAAGGCAGGATTCGACCCGACCTCGGCGGACCTGCATCTGGGGCACACGGTGCTCCTCCAGAAGCTGCGACAGTTCCAGCAGCTCGGACATCAGGTCGTATTTCTCATCGGCGACTTCACGGCTCGCATCGGAGACCCGACCGGCCGTTCCGAGACCCGGCCGGTCCTGTCGCGAGACGCCATCGAGGCAAACGCACGGACGTACCGGGAGCAGGCCGGGAAGATCCTCGACCTCGAGCGCGTGGAGATGCGCCGCAACAGCGAATGGATGGACTCCCTCGGCGCCGACGGGCTTTTGAGGTTGGCCGCGCAGCACACGGTTGCGCGTATGCTCGAGCGCGACGACTTCTCGAAGCGCTATGCCGAGCACCGCCCGATCGGGATCCACGAGCTGCTCTACCCGATGATCCAGGGCTACGACTCCGTGGTGCTCAAGGCGGATGTGGAGCTCGGTGGAACCGATCAGAAGTTCAACCTGCTCGTGGGGCGTGATCTGCAGCGGAGCGATGGGCAGCCGCCGCAGGTGGTGCTGACGATGCCGCTGCTCGAGGGCCTCGACGGGCAGAACAAAATGAGCAAGAGCCTCGGCAATGCCATCGGCGTCACCGATACGCCCGATCAGATGTTTGGCGCCATCATGTCGATCAGCGATCCGTTGATGATGCGTTTCTACGAGTTGTTGAGCGATGCACCGGCAGACTACCTCCGGCAGGTGGCCGCTGGCGACGTGCACCCTATGGAGGCCAAGAAGCGTTTGGCGGAGGAAATGGTCGCACGTTTCCATGGGACGCATGCAGGCGGGGCGGCGCGGGCCGCTTTCGAGCGAAGATTTCAACGTTCCGAGTTGCCAACGGACATCCCAGGGATTACTTGGGAAGACCCTGGAGCGAGCGTCTGGATATGTCGCCTGCTTCAGGAGTCCGGGCTGGCCGCATCGCGCGGTGAGGCCCGGAGGTTGGTGCAGCAGGGCGCCGTTCGATTGGACGGCCAGCGCGTCACCGATCCCGAGTCGGAGATTCCGGCGCAAGGGGCGGTTGTCGTCGAGGTGGGAAAGCGCAGGATCGCGCGGATTTCGTTCTCCCCGAAAAAAGACGGGAAATGA
- a CDS encoding 5-formyltetrahydrofolate cyclo-ligase, which produces MGQQDPQIAESKRRFRREIQRRLQAIQASDAVRRGHEISEHLTRTPEFAAASFVAGYVSLADEVRVDLVLAEAVVAGKPLLLPVLQGQRLLFAQWRPCSPLHRDVLGVLEPMGGAAGELPPGQGVLVVPGRAFDLRGNRLGRGSGFYDRILARRPAGLVAIGVAFLEQIVPGVPAAVHDLPVDALVTDDGIHRCDGSPGSAARRAVER; this is translated from the coding sequence GTGGGCCAGCAGGACCCCCAGATCGCCGAGTCCAAGCGGCGCTTTCGCCGCGAAATTCAGCGCCGGCTGCAAGCGATCCAGGCCAGCGACGCGGTGCGACGCGGGCACGAGATCAGCGAGCACTTGACGCGCACGCCGGAATTCGCGGCCGCTTCGTTCGTTGCCGGCTACGTTTCCCTCGCCGACGAAGTGCGCGTGGACCTGGTGCTCGCGGAGGCGGTCGTGGCCGGCAAACCATTGCTGCTGCCGGTGCTTCAGGGACAGAGGCTGCTGTTCGCGCAGTGGCGGCCGTGCTCGCCGTTGCACCGTGACGTGCTCGGCGTGCTCGAGCCCATGGGTGGCGCTGCCGGTGAGCTTCCGCCGGGGCAGGGCGTGCTGGTTGTGCCGGGCAGGGCATTCGATCTGCGCGGCAACCGCCTCGGACGCGGCTCCGGCTTCTACGATCGTATTCTGGCGCGGCGGCCCGCCGGTCTGGTTGCGATCGGCGTCGCGTTCCTCGAGCAGATCGTGCCGGGGGTACCGGCCGCCGTCCATGACCTTCCGGTCGACGCGCTGGTGACGGATGACGGCATCCACCGCTGCGACGGCAGCCCTGGTTCCGCTGCAAGGAGAGCGGTTGAGAGATGA